The window TGAATTGCAAACCAGACGAGGCAACAGTCACCGCCCGAACGCGCCAGAAGTAAGCGCCTGCGGTCAGAGGTGTTTGAGGCGTATAAATGGAAACCTCAACCCGCCCGCCCCGGCCTCGACCCAGAAGATTGAGGAAACCCGAGTCGGTTGCGATTTGAACTTCGTAGTAAGTCGCCGCCGGAGTCGAGTCGCTCCAGTCGAGCACCGGTGACGATAGCGTTGCGCCGCTGGCCGGCGAGAGCAGGGCCGGAACGCCGGGCGGGTTGGCGCTGTAAAAGTGGCGGGTTCTCGACCACGGCCCCAGCCCCTTCGAGTTGTTGGCCCGCACCCGCCAGTACAACAACGTGTTGCGAGGCAAATCCGAGGAAGGCGCATAAGCCGAGGGCGAGATGTTGAAACTGACCAGCAGGTTGGTGAAAGCGGCGTCCGCAGAAATTTGAAATGTGTAAGAAGTCGCGCCGTTCACATTCGCCCAGTCGAACACGGGCCGGGCCGCTGAGGCGTTACTGCCGCTGGCGGGGAAGTTGATGGCCGGGGCTTGCAAGGCCGTCGGCGTCGAAGTGGCAGTGGGTGTGTGAGTGGCGGTGAAAGTTGCGGTCGGTGTGTTCGACGGCGTACGTGTTGGGTTGGCCGTCCTGGTTGCCGTCGCAGTTGCCGTGAACGTCGCGGTAGCGGTCGGCGTCGCCGTAAACGTGGCGGTCAGTGTGGGCGTGGGCGGCAGGATGGTGTTGATGCTGACGTTGTTGAAAGTGGAGGTGTTGACGACGCCGTCATTATGGCTGGTGAGGGCCAGGCCAACGTAAACGTTCGTCGCCATGCTGATCGTGTCGGTGCCCACCAGAGTCCAGTTGACGCCGTCGGGCGATTGATAGGCGTTGAAGGTGTTTCCGCTTCGGGTGAGGCGAACCCAGTACGGCGCGGCCACAACGGCCCCCGCTGTGGTGACGGATGTTCCGTCGGTAGTAGCCCGTCGTTGAAAAGCAACGCCATTGCTTCGAGTGACGGCCACCATTGCGTTCGGCGAACCGGCCAGCAAGGTCTCGCGGATCATCACTCCCGCCTTCGCCCAGGCGTGCGTGGAACCGACGCTCACCACCCGGGTCGTGATCTCGCCATCGCCATTCAACGGCTGATAGACGTAGCGGAATCCATCTGCCGATTTCCAGATGTCGGCGCCAGAGCCGGTGAGGGTGTAAAGGTCGTTGTTGTAGCAGGCACTGCCGGGCGCGGCGACACTGCCCACGTCTGAAGTTTGCCACTGGGCAGGCAGAGAGGTGACGTAGGCGGCGAGGAATGTTTGCGGCGAGTTGCCAACGACGATCTGGTGGCTGGCCGCGCCGCCGTCTGACCATGAGCCGAAGGGGTAACAGCCTTGAGTCATGGCGGCGATGATGTCCTGGTGAGAGTTGACGACGGCGTTGGCGTTGAAGGGCGTCAGAGAGGTCACGCCTTCGTAAGATAACAACAAGCCGGAAGGCGCCGTGTCAAAGGTGAAGACGACGGTGTTTGGCAAAAGGCCGGCGCACTTCTGGTCGGTCAACCCGGCGCTGTCGGTGGCGGTGAGGCACAACTCCATCCACGAGTTGTCGCCGTGATCGGGCGCAACGAAACTACCTGAGTTGCCGCTGAGGCCGGGCGCATAATCAAAGTGAACGTGCTGGTTGTGGTGCAACAGAACGTCCCAGCGCAAGCCGGCCCCGCCGAGACTGCCGTCTTCCGGGTCGGCCCCGCTCCCGCTGAAGTTGATGGTGTCGTTGGCGTTGTAGGTTGCGCCAGCCGCCGGAAAGAGGATGGTTGCGGCAGGCCGGGTGTTGCCCACCGTGACCAGGACGGTGTCAACGCCGGTTGCCCCGGCGGAGTCGGTGACGGTGAGGGTGACGGTGTAGTTGCCGTTGGCGATGTAAGTGTGAGTCGGGTTCGGAGCCGTTGAGTTGCCGCCGTCGCCAAAATCCCAATCATAGGTGAGCGTTTGCGCGTCCGGGTCGTAGGTTCCGGCGCTGGAGAAATTGACAACGAGAGGCGCTTGTCCGGCGTCGGGTGAGGCCACGGCATCGGCGGCGGGCGGGGTGTTGCTGCCGGCAGTGTAGCGAATGCGGCGCACTTCGCTAGTGTCGGGCGTGGGGCCGTTGTAGGCCACGTAATACAGATTCTTGTCCGGCCCGGCGGTGAGTTGCACGATGCCGCCCGTCGGCGAAACGTCTGTGCCAAAGTTGTGGACAGTGGCCTGGCCGGTGTTGGGATCAAAGGTCAGGTAGCGAATCCAGTCGCCGTTGTAATCGGAGAGGAAGAGCGCGCCCTGATACTCAGCCGGGTAAACCGCGCCGTCGTAGAAACTTCCGGCTTGCACCGAACTGCCGCCCTGGTTCTCGCTGTGGTTGTAGGCATAGGCCGGCTTCTGAACGACGTTCAGGCCTTGGGCGTACAACGCCTGACATTCAGCAAGTGAAGCGTAACTGCCCTGTTGGAGGCTGTTGGTGTCGCGGCCTTCGTAACACGGCCAGCCAAAGTTCTTGGCCCGCCCCGCGTTAATTTCCTCCCAGGTGTTCCAGCCCACGTCGCCAACATAAGGCTCGTTGCTGGTTGGGTGAATCGTCATGCGGAACGGGTTGCGCAAGCCGAGGCTGTAAACTTTGGAGCGGTTGCTGTTTGGGTCGCCGTTGTAAAAAGGGTTGTCGGCGTAACCCTGGCCGGTGATGGGATTGATACGCAGAATTTTTCCGGCCAGGCTGTCGGGGTTTTGCGAACGCAGCGCGCGCGAGTCCACGTAGCTGTAATGTGAGCCGTCGCCGTTGCTCACGAACAGCGAGCCATCAACGCCGAAGGCGACAGTGCCGATGGTGTGAGTGGGGCTGTCGGCGGCCAGGCAATCTTGAATAGGCACACCATTGTTGTCGCATGAAGGCGGGCCGCTGTGGCTGGATGGGTCGCCGATGTTGGCAAGAGTGCTGTTCGCGCCCAGCAACACCACTTCACTACCGGGCAGAGCCACGTTGGTGTTGTTGGGGTCGGCGCTGACGCGAAGCAGGTGGCTCACCCGCGCCCCGCTGCCGTTGTCGGGCAGGCCGGGTGGATCGTAGGTGAACAGAAGATAAACGTAAGGCGTGTTTGGAAAGTCGGGATGAACGGCGATGCCGAGCAGGCCGCGATCCCAGTAATTGTTAACTTGATTGGAGATGTTGATAAAGTCGGTTGACAGGAGAGCGCCGTTTTGGAAGACGCGCACCCGGCCATCTTTCTGGCCGATGAACATGCGGCCATCGGGCGCCCAGGTGACGGTGGTGGGGCCGGTGAGGCCGGCCACAACCGTCTCGGTGACAAAACCTGCCGGGAGGATCGGGGCGGCTTTGAGTTGAGTGGAGGCTGGGATGAGGCTGATCACCAGCGCAGAAATAATGGCGGCGCAAAGGAAGGGCAGGCGTTTCATTTTGAGTGCCCGCCCAATATAAATGAAACGAGGGTGTGATTGGTCAAAAAAGAGTGAGGAAGGAACTACTTTTACGGCCAGAATACTGTTGGCTCGTCGAGCATGAGCAAATCTTCGAGCCGGGCCTGCCGCAGAGACTCAAAGCGTGGCTTCATCTCAGCCAGCGAATCGCCGCCAAGTTTTTCGAGCAGGGCCTCGGCCAGCACGAAGCAGGCCATCGCTTCGCCAATCACGCCCGCGCGCGGCACGGCGCAAAAGTCACTGCGCTCGTATTCAGTGGCGGCTTCCACCCCGGAAGCAAGGTCAACCGACATGAGCGGATTGAGGGTGGTGGAGATCGGTTTCATCGCCACCCGCAGGAGGATCGGTTCGCCGGTGGTGATGCCGCCTTCGAGTCCGCCAGCGCGATTGGTGCGGCGCGCCAACGACGACGGACGGACGACGGACGACGAACCTTCGTCCTTTGTCTGTCGTCTGTCGTCCAAAATGATTTCATCATGCACCTGCGTCCCCGGCTTCTTGGCATTCGCAAACGCCTCGCCGATCTCAACGCCTTTCATGGCGTGGATGCTGAGCATGGCTTGCGCGAGGCGACCACTGAGGCGGCGATCCCAGTGAACGTGCGAGCCGAGGCCGGGCGGCACGCCGAGGGCGACGACTTCAAACACGCCGCCGAGAGTGTCTTTGGCTTGCATGATGTCTTGCACGCGCTGGCGCATCTTTTCAGAGGCGGCTTCATCGGGGCAAGCCATCTCGGACTCAAGCGCAAGCCGGATTCGATCTTCAAGCGACATCGCCGAGAGATCAGCCGCCACGCCGCCAATCTCAACTACGTAACTCCCCACCCTGATTCCAAACGCCAACAACAGCTTGCGGCACATCGCGCCGACGGCGACCCGCGCCGTCGTCTCGCGGGCCGAGGCGCGCTCAAGGCTCATTCGCAAATCGTCGTAGCCATATTTGATCGCGCCGGTCAGGTCGGCGTGGCCGGGGCGCGGGATGGTCATCGG of the Chloroflexota bacterium genome contains:
- a CDS encoding PQQ-dependent sugar dehydrogenase: MKRLPFLCAAIISALVISLIPASTQLKAAPILPAGFVTETVVAGLTGPTTVTWAPDGRMFIGQKDGRVRVFQNGALLSTDFINISNQVNNYWDRGLLGIAVHPDFPNTPYVYLLFTYDPPGLPDNGSGARVSHLLRVSADPNNTNVALPGSEVVLLGANSTLANIGDPSSHSGPPSCDNNGVPIQDCLAADSPTHTIGTVAFGVDGSLFVSNGDGSHYSYVDSRALRSQNPDSLAGKILRINPITGQGYADNPFYNGDPNSNRSKVYSLGLRNPFRMTIHPTSNEPYVGDVGWNTWEEINAGRAKNFGWPCYEGRDTNSLQQGSYASLAECQALYAQGLNVVQKPAYAYNHSENQGGSSVQAGSFYDGAVYPAEYQGALFLSDYNGDWIRYLTFDPNTGQATVHNFGTDVSPTGGIVQLTAGPDKNLYYVAYNGPTPDTSEVRRIRYTAGSNTPPAADAVASPDAGQAPLVVNFSSAGTYDPDAQTLTYDWDFGDGGNSTAPNPTHTYIANGNYTVTLTVTDSAGATGVDTVLVTVGNTRPAATILFPAAGATYNANDTINFSGSGADPEDGSLGGAGLRWDVLLHHNQHVHFDYAPGLSGNSGSFVAPDHGDNSWMELCLTATDSAGLTDQKCAGLLPNTVVFTFDTAPSGLLLSYEGVTSLTPFNANAVVNSHQDIIAAMTQGCYPFGSWSDGGAASHQIVVGNSPQTFLAAYVTSLPAQWQTSDVGSVAAPGSACYNNDLYTLTGSGADIWKSADGFRYVYQPLNGDGEITTRVVSVGSTHAWAKAGVMIRETLLAGSPNAMVAVTRSNGVAFQRRATTDGTSVTTAGAVVAAPYWVRLTRSGNTFNAYQSPDGVNWTLVGTDTISMATNVYVGLALTSHNDGVVNTSTFNNVSINTILPPTPTLTATFTATPTATATFTATATATRTANPTRTPSNTPTATFTATHTPTATSTPTALQAPAINFPASGSNASAARPVFDWANVNGATSYTFQISADAAFTNLLVSFNISPSAYAPSSDLPRNTLLYWRVRANNSKGLGPWSRTRHFYSANPPGVPALLSPASGATLSSPVLDWSDSTPAATYYEVQIATDSGFLNLLGRGRGGRVEVSIYTPQTPLTAGAYFWRVRAVTVASSGLQFSGWSVGRSFRVP
- the aroC gene encoding chorismate synthase, producing the protein MPLRFLTSGESHGPTLTAILEGMPAGLPLSPDDLNPDLARRQGLSASGKPYPGASPRMKLERDTATILSGVMAGATIGSPVAVQVQNLDHAKWKGKAVEPMTIPRPGHADLTGAIKYGYDDLRMSLERASARETTARVAVGAMCRKLLLAFGIRVGSYVVEIGGVAADLSAMSLEDRIRLALESEMACPDEAASEKMRQRVQDIMQAKDTLGGVFEVVALGVPPGLGSHVHWDRRLSGRLAQAMLSIHAMKGVEIGEAFANAKKPGTQVHDEIILDDRRQTKDEGSSSVVRPSSLARRTNRAGGLEGGITTGEPILLRVAMKPISTTLNPLMSVDLASGVEAATEYERSDFCAVPRAGVIGEAMACFVLAEALLEKLGGDSLAEMKPRFESLRQARLEDLLMLDEPTVFWP